In one Drosophila pseudoobscura strain MV-25-SWS-2005 chromosome X, UCI_Dpse_MV25, whole genome shotgun sequence genomic region, the following are encoded:
- the Spc105R gene encoding uncharacterized protein Spc105R isoform X7, producing the protein MDKKNRRSSLRRQPPTKEDDQTATSTMQNSMLKRRISFSGKKSVRVFVNTEEPHYWENSYELSDCTNGEDNSKEQAPKTGPSRQAPTADKENVHIDMTLNLRTSIDVPMFPCETNRDPPNCSVPRESLFAESFSLSSIGREKLKDKLYSHRITDKTIDLMQITSKVGDDCSLDLSTLKKEHMKGQPTTFVSDSLMDITPLGFVDPVAASVPVPVEKDNDNPVQKSFKEVEECRKDSQRQGDISFDCDINDFSARDRMPSNGSSDTDSNNSTINYLGDESALIPFDMISGNNISKKLNFRQLNDDLEAGKIKVFANGPRTPTTDPRAKQKKFWHGLDEDLDQDQQHKDINIRSIKPRGPLNFSVNMTMSPLAQATPVARVAPLPREKLKIPDDKRKYRLSQADEVMLDNTNFLAHAKLGDETQSRNSSKIFTRRETTYESLELDVGLPNRSSSCSQNFPPSTMQEAASKHSKPRQTIHLPAKMEQDVFQVEQAATAIPPGRSSSSSARRTLNLNESMDQDIVEEKAIVTQSEVNVTHKGAKSKRRETLLMEESMEEDIISPLKELHLKASAPPKEKEKSKTRQTLHLAKPLEEDEALPRNAATTVAIGKDSKHLAEAVQERLPMGNHRYKARQTILQAEPIEEDFTGTGATRKDYEHLPEARYKARQTILQAEPIEEDVTAPGATRKDYEHLPEAVQKHLPMANHRYKARQTILQAETIEEDVTGPGATRKDYEHLPEARYKARQTILQAEPMGKDVTAPEATRKEYEHLPEAVQKHLPMANHRYKARQTILQAETIEEDVTGPGATRKDYEHLPEARYKARQTILQAEPIEEDVTAPGATRKDYEHLPEAVQKHLPMANHRYKARQTILQAETIEEDVTGLGATRKDYEHLPEARYKARQTILQAEPMGKDVTAPEATRKEYEHLPEAVQKHLPMANHRYKARQTILQAETIEEDVTGPGATRKDYEHLPEARYKARQTILQAEPIEEDVTAPGATRKDYEHLPEAVQKHLPMANHRYKARQTILQAETIEEDVTGPGATRKDYEHLPEARYKARQTILQAEPIEEDVTAPGATRKDYEHLPEAVQKHLPMANHRYKARQTILQAETIEEDVTGPGATRKDYEHLPDARYKARQTILQAEPIEEDVTAPGATRKNYEHLPEARYKARQTILQAEPIEEDVTAPGATRKDYEHLPEAVQKHLPMANHRYKARQTILQAEPIEEDVTAPGATRKDYEHLPEAVQKHLPMANHRYKARQTILQAEPIEEDVTAPGATRKDYEHLPEAIQKHLPTGNHRYKARQTILQAEPIEEDVTAPEATRKDYEHLPEAVQKHLPTGNHRYKARQTILQAEPVEEDVTRKDYEHLPEAIKEHLPTGNHRYKCRQTILQAEPIEEDVTPRKDCEHLPEKKDYKHLAEPVQAHHVSDSRYRSSKSRQALLMAEAIEENHSTAYHSLEPKISQEVRENSVAFEPINTLPLSELIEESKAAIRTSKARQTLPLAAPMEVEGEEPPTEPPLEESTKVAPSRGSRAQQTLIMSESMEEQEEEVDFHSPIQSIRTHPELLPITPMLRLNGSGSVCSMDEFELFEEESKQAATPRGPFQKASVLLRKIHSMGESMKMSFEEDTSGCGTPIRHSGNAKRLSDHLTPNLPEAKKRNTHLFADSKTEQEMEMEMDMSVSIKEVTTAVDKNCDLILRPQRPVLEQRPVTISDVSAYFQAQPCKVKKKPAESKTEKEDEEKRDTCPRYSGSSTDRSFKSYEPTNKRFINLSGDTNSSTALMGTISVDEMETSHIDKVRLSLVSTLADEPDTDEEAPVEGAAALAKQPQPEPESCQEQQASSRVVAAGSSASCRKCMNCRRSLNETRLSNDSFVLPSQPQWDLTREIEMLRRVRARPNLDDVHKYWEMKEQERQTIALEKELDNSRDASDEEEFSEWDVNEVMAGYNRKMERFKRNLADNPDILQQALVRFEPVETFFDRLAGLLTEQQPNWIFDYQLKISRKLIFTHRLLTTFRLIVDYETVDDLETAIRVCALNVEQATLILPLQSWTAFEHLLDFQLQLKLPVSHTDSIEGSSVEAFAQFLQRTDTICVDVLRTFHKLLKVLTTTKASLLRQGNQMVIKKTVRRRIEMDTRTAIEKTDFVIEVANVEGISFRDILHPRIHLFNENIQYLPVGVAFLEEFLDHPEQYLKT; encoded by the exons ATGGATAAAAAAAATCGGAGAAGTTCG CTGCGGCGGCAACCGCCAACCAAAGAAGACGATCAGACAGCGACATCTACAATGCAGAATTCCATGCTAAAGCGTCGTATCAGCTTTAGTGGCAAGAAGTCCGTGAG GGTGTTCGTGAATACAGAGGAGCCTCACTATTGGGAAAACTCCTACGAATTATCGGATTGCACCAATGGCGAAGACAACAGCAAAGAGCAGGCACCAAAAACCGGCCCCAGCCGGCAAGCGCCGACAGCGGACAAGGAGAATGTGCATATTGATATGACGTTGAATCTGAGGACGAGCATCGATGTGCCCATGTTTCCATGCGAAACGAATCGTGATCCCCCCAATTGTTCGGTGCCCCGCGAGTCGCTATTTGCCGAGagcttctctctctcctcgaTTGGACGGGAAAAGCTAAAGGACAAGCTGTACAGCCATCGAATTACGGACAAGACCATAGATCTGATGCAGATCACATCCAAAGTTGGCGACGACTGCTCGTTGGATTTGTCCACGCTTAAAAAGGAACATATGAAAGGACAACCAACGACATTTGTGAGTGATTCCTTAATGGACATCACGCCACTGGGATTCGTCGATCCAGTTGCTGCTTCTGTCCCCGTTCCAGTAGAAAAGGATAATGATAATCCTGTACAGAAATCGTTTAAGGAGGTGGAAGAGTGCCGAAAGGACAGCCAGAGGCAGGGAGATATATCCTTTGACTGTGACATTAATG ATTTCAGTGCCAGAGACCGAATGCCGTCGAATGGTTCCTCCGATACAGACTCCAACAATAGCACCATCAACTATCTGGGAGACGAGTCTGCTCTCATTCCATTCGACATGATTTCTGGGAATAACATCAGCAAGAAGCTGAACTTTCGTCAGCTGAACGATGACCTGGAAGCGGGAAAGATTAAGGTATTTGCGAACGGCCCCAGGACCCCGACCACCGATCCCAGGGCCAAACAGAAGAAGTTCTGGCATGGACTGGATGAGGATCTTGATCAGGACCAGCAACATAAGGACATCAACATAAGGAGCATTAAGCCGCGTGGCCCTTTAAATTTCAGTGTGAATATGACTATGTCCCCCTTGGCACAAGCAACGCCAGTGGCAAGGGTAGCGCCATTGCCGAGGGAAAAGCTGAAGATACCGGATGACAAGCGCAAGTATCGACTCTCGCAGGCGGATGAGGTGATGCTAGACAACACGAACTTCCTGGCACATGCCAAATTGGGTGATGAGACCCAATCCCGAAATAGTTCCAAGATCTTCACGAGGAGAGAGACAACATATGAGAGCTTGGAGCTCGATGTGGGACTGCccaacaggagcagcagctgcagccagaACTTCCCTCCATCCACTATGCAGGAGGCAGCATCGAAGCACTCCAAGCCCAGACAGACCATTCATCTGCCTGCGAAAATGGAGCAGGATGTGTTTCAGGTGGAACAAGCTGCTACCGCCATCCCTCCAGggcgctcctcctcctcctctgccagACGTACCTTGAACCTGAACGAGTCCATGGACCAAGACATTGTCGAAGAGAAAGCCATAGTCACCCAATCAGAGGTTAACGTCACGCACAAAGGCGCCAAATCGAAACGTAGAGAGACTTTGCTCATGGAGGAAAGCATGGAAGAGGATATTATAAGTCCCCTCAAGGAGCTGCATCTCAAGGCAAGTGCTCCTCCCAAGGAAAAGGAGAAATCTAAGACCCGTCAAACTCTCCACTTGGCGAAACCGTTGGAGGAAGACGAAGCCCTCCCTCGGAATGCTGCAACCACTGTGGCCATAGGGAAAGATAGTAAGCACCTGGCTGAAGCCGTTCAGGAGCGTCTACCAATGGGTAATCATAGATACAAAGCTAGGCAGACTATTCTTCAGGCGGAGCCAATAGAGGAAGATTTCACTGGCACTGGGGCCACAAGGAAAGATTATGAGCACCTGCCCGAAGCAAGATACAAAGCTAGGCAGACTATTCTTCAGGCGGAGCCAATAGAGGAGGATGTCACTGCCCCTGGAGCCACAAGGAAAGATTATGAGCACCTGCCCGAAGCGGTTCAGAAGCATCTACCAATGGCAAATCATAGATACAAAGCTCGGCAGACTATTCTTCAGGCGGAGACAATAGAGGAGGATGTCACTGGCCCTGGGGCCACAAGGAAAGATTATGAGCACCTGCCCGAAGCAAGATACAAAGCTAGGCAGACTATTCTTCAGGCGGAGCCAATGGGGAAGGATGTCACTGCCCCTGAAGCCACAAGGAAAGAATATGAGCACCTGCCCGAAGCGGTTCAGAAGCATCTACCAATGGCAAATCATAGATACAAAGCTCGGCAGACTATTCTTCAGGCGGAGACAATAGAGGAGGATGTCACTGGCCCTGGGGCCACAAGGAAAGATTATGAGCACCTGCCCGAAGCAAGATACAAAGCTAGGCAGACTATTCTTCAGGCGGAGCCAATAGAAGAGGATGTCACTGCCCCTGGAGCCACAAGGAAAGATTATGAGCACCTGCCCGAAGCGGTTCAGAAGCATCTACCAATGGCAAATCATAGATACAAAGCTCGGCAGACTATTCTTCAGGCGGAGACAATAGAGGAGGATGTCACTGGCCTTGGGGCCACAAGGAAAGATTATGAGCACCTGCCCGAAGCAAGATACAAAGCTAGGCAGACTATTCTTCAGGCGGAGCCAATGGGGAAGGATGTCACTGCCCCTGAAGCCACAAGGAAAGAATATGAGCACCTGCCCGAAGCGGTTCAGAAGCATCTACCAATGGCAAATCATAGATACAAAGCTCGGCAGACTATTCTTCAGGCGGAGACAATAGAGGAGGATGTCACTGGCCCTGGGGCCACAAGGAAAGATTATGAGCACCTGCCCGAAGCAAGATACAAAGCTAGGCAGACTATTCTTCAGGCGGAGCCAATAGAAGAGGATGTCACTGCCCCTGGAGCCACAAGGAAAGATTATGAGCACCTGCCCGAAGCGGTTCAGAAGCATCTACCAATGGCAAATCATAGATACAAAGCTCGGCAGACTATTCTTCAGGCGGAGACAATAGAGGAGGATGTCACTGGCCCTGGGGCCACAAGGAAAGATTATGAGCACCTGCCCGAAGCAAGATACAAAGCTAGGCAGACTATTCTTCAGGCGGAGCCAATAGAAGAGGATGTCACTGCCCCTGGAGCCACAAGGAAAGATTATGAGCACCTGCCCGAAGCGGTTCAGAAGCATCTACCAATGGCAAATCATAGATACAAAGCTCGGCAGACTATTCTTCAGGCGGAGACAATAGAGGAGGATGTCACTGGCCCTGGGGCCACAAGGAAAGATTATGAGCACCTGCCCGATGCAAGATACAAAGCTAGGCAGACTATTCTTCAGGCGGAGCCAATAGAG GAGGATGTCACTGCCCCTGGAGCCACTAGGAAAAATTATGAGCACCTGCCCGAAGCAAGATACAAAGCTAGGCAGACTATTCTTCAGGCGGAGCCAATAGAAGAGGATGTCACTGCCCCTGGAGCCACAAGGAAAGATTATGAGCACCTGCCCGAAGCGGTTCAGAAGCATCTACCAATGGCAAATCATAGATACAAAGCTCG GCAGACTATTCTTCAGGCGGAGCCAATAGAGGAGGATGTCACTGCCCCTGGAGCCACAAGGAAAGATTATGAGCACCTGCCCGAAGCGGTTCAGAAGCATCTACCAATGGCAAATCATAGATACAAAGCTCGGCAGACTATTCTTCAGGCGGAGCCAATAGAG GAGGATGTCACTGCCCCTGGAGCCACAAGGAAAGATTATGAGCACCTGCCCGAAGCGATTCAGAAGCATCTACCAACGGGAAATCATAGATACAAAGCTCGGCAGACTATTCTTCAGGCGGAGCCAATAGAGGAGGATGTCACTGCCCCTGAAGCCACAAGGAAAGATTATGAGCACCTGCCCGAAGCGGTTCAGAAGCATCTACCAACGGGAAATCATAGATACAAAGCTCGGCAGACTATTCTTCAGGCGGAACCAGTAGAGGAAGATGTCACAAGGAAAGATTATGAGCACCTGCCCGAAGCAATTAAGGAGCATCTACCAACGGGAAATCATAGATACAAATGTCGGCAGACTATTCTGCAGGCGGAGCCAATAGAGGAGGATGTCACCCCAAGAAAAGATTGTGAGCACTTGCCCGAAAAGAAAGATTATAAGCACTTGGCTGAACCAGTTCAGGCGCATCATGTGTCGGACAGTAGATATCGTTCGTCGAAATCTAGGCAAGCCCTGCTTATGGCAGAAGCCATCGAGGAGAATCATTCCACTGCATACCATAGTTTAGAACCGAAAATATCTCAGGAAGTCAGGGAAAATTCTGTGGCCTTTGAGCCCATCAATACTCTTCCACTGTCGGAACTCATTGAAGAAAGTAAGGCAGCAATTCGGACGTCTAAAGCCCGCCAAACTCTGCCCTTGGCCGCTCCCATGGAGGTAGAGGGGGAGGAGCCCCCGACAGAACCACCTCTCGAGGAGTCTACAAAAGTGGCTCCAAGTCGTGGCTCCCGAGCTCAACAGACGTTGATCATGTCGGAATCTATggaagagcaggaggaggaagtggACTTTCACAGTCCCATCCAATCAATAAGAACTCATCCGGAGCTCCTTCCAATCACACCCATGCTGAGACTAAACGGATCAGGGTCAGTTTGTTCCATGGATGAATTTGAACTGTTTGAGGAGGAGAGCAAGCAGGCGGCTACGCCTCGCGGTCCGTTTCAGAAGGCGTCGGTATTGCTACGGAAAATACACTCCATGGGTGAGTCCATGAAAATGAGTTTCGAGGAAGATACCTCAGGATGTGGCACTCCTATACGGCACAGTGGAAATGCCAAGCGATTATCGGACCACCTCACGCCTAATCTGCCAGAGGCCAAGAAGCGTAATACCCATCTCTTTGCGGACAGTAAAACGGagcaggagatggagatggagatggacaTGAGTGTTTCCATTAAAGAAGTGACGACAGCGGTGGACAAGAACTGTGACCTTATCTTACGGCCCCAACGCCCCGTATTGGAGCAGAGACCCGTCACTATTTCGGATGTGTCCGCCTACTTCCAAGCTCAGCCGTGCAAGGTGAAGAAGAAGCCGGCTGAGAGTAAGACAGAGAAGGAGGACGAGGAGAAGCGCGACACTTGCCCCAGGTATAGTGGAAGCTCCACAGATCGTTCGTTCAAGAGCTACGAACCCACAAACAAGAGATTCATCAATCTATCCGGTGACACGAACTCTTCGACTGCCCTAATGGGTACCATCAGTGTCGATGAAATGGAGACTAGTCATATAGATAAAGTTCGGCTCAGTTTGGTCTCCACTCTGGCTGATGAACCGGACACAGATGAGGAAGCACCAGTTGAAGGCGCAGCGGCACTGGCCAAACAGCCTCAGCCAGAGCCTGAGTCCTGCCAGGAGCAGCAAGCGAGCTCTCGAGTGGTGGCTGCTGGGTCCAGCGCATCCTGCAGGAAATGCATGAACTGCAGGAGATCCCTGAATGAGACAAGGCTTAGCAACGACTCCTTTGTCCTGCCCTCCCAGCCCCAGTGGGATCTGACGCGGGAAATAGAAATGCTGCGACGCGTGAGAGCGAGGCCCAACCTGGATGATGTGCACAAGTATTGGGAAATGAAAGAGCAGGAGAGGCAGACGATCGCCCTGGAGAAAGAGCTGGACAACTCGAGAGATGCGTCCGATGAGGAGGAGTTCAGCGAGTGGGACGTGAACGAGGTGATGGCGGGATACAACAGGAAGATGGAAAG ATTCAAGCGCAACCTGGCCGATAACCCGGACATTTTGCAGCAGGCTCTCGTTCGATTTGAACCAGTGGAAACTTTCTTTGATCGCTTGGCTGGCCTGTTGACCGAGCAGCAACCCAACTGGATATTTGACTATCAGCTAAAGATATCGCGCAAATTGATCTTCACCCATCGACTGCTTACCACATTTCGCCTGATTGTTGACTATGAGACAGTGGACGACTTGGAGACTGCTATAAGGGTATGCGCCCTCAACGTGGAGCAGGCCACACTCATTTTGCCACTGCAGAGTTGGACAGCGTTTGAGCATCTGCTCGACTTTCAGCTGCAGCTCAAGCTGCCAGTGAGTCACACCGACTCCATTGAGGGGAGCAGCGTGGAGGCATTCGCACAATTTCTGCAACGCACAGATACAATTTGTGTGGACGTACTACGCACATTCCACAAATTGTTGAAGGTTCTTACAACCACAAAGGCGAGTCTTCTGAG GCAGGGGAATCAAATGGTTATAAAAAAGACTGTGCGCAGGCGTATTGAGATGGATACACGTACGGCAATTGAGAAGACCGATTTCGTAATTGAAGTTGCCAATGTTGAAGGAATTTCGTTCAGAGATATTCTGCACCCAAGAATACATTTATTCAACGAAAATATTCAGTACCTGCCAGTGGGAGTGGCTTTCTTAGAAGAATTTCTAGATCATCCTGAACAGTATCTCAAAACTTAA